The region TATCCGCCCCCATGGCCAGGGCCTGGCGCAGAGCCTCCTGAACCTGTGCTTCTCCCACGCTTACAACGGTAACTTCTCCCTTGCTTTTTTCTTTCACCCGCAGGCCCTCTTCTACGGCAAATTCGTCATAAGGGTTGATAATTAAACTAACCCCCTCGCGATTGATTCTTCCTTTCTCATCCAGGGTTATCCTGGCCTCGGTATCAAAGGTCTGCTTCAGCATCACCACTACGTTCATATTTACCCTCCTCTCCTATCTTCTCGGTAGTAGCCTGGTAACATCTGGCGGAACCGCTCCACACAGGCGAAAACCAGGAACAAAAAAGCAAGGGGGATGGGTAGATAACCCACTATGGCCGGAATCTGAAAGGCGGTGGTCACCTGGTTTAAAACAGTTGCCGAGAAAACAAAGGTAAAGCCGGAAAAGGCCAGAAATACCACCAGAAGAATGACCACCACCTGTCTGGTTAATTCCACCATTTTTTTAATCGCAGCAGGAAAACTTTCCACCACAAAGCTTAAGCGGACAAATTCCCCTTCCCGGTAGGCCACAAAGGCACCCAGCGTGGAAATCCAGATCATGAAGATGCCGCATACTTCATAAGCGCCGTACAGGGAACGCCCCGTCAGCTTGCGCACGAAAACCTCCGCCACCATGACCAGGAAAAAGAAAATCATAGTTACGGTCAACAACCAACCAGTCAAAGCGCTCAAAACGTTGACGGATTTGGTGAGAGAATCTTCCCGCATTGTACCTGGCGTCGGTTCCAGTTCCCGTTCCTGTATTTCAGCTTCCGGCTTTCTCAAACTTAATGCCATAATAAATTTCCCCTTCATCGCCGAGCTTTACGCGGCGAATGGTGGCCCTGACCTCATCCCCTACTGCCAGTTCATCCAGAGGCATTTTCACCATGCGGCCGGAGATCAGCATACCCTCTTCCAGTTTTAGCTCGGCCAGAATATAGGGTTCCTCGCCTTTGAATTCCGTGGGGGGATAATACACCACTCCCAGGTGGTTTACCCGTGCCCGGCCGGAAAAATTCACCCGCTCCAGGTTCCGGGAAGCACACCTGCCACAGCAGTATTTCTCCCACCAGGGATGCAGGCTACCACAATCAAGGCAGCGGTAGCCGTGCAGTTGAAGCTTATCCACAGCCATCCGGCGGTATTCGATTGTACTCACGCCATACCCTCCTTACATTATAAAACCCGCTGGTAAACGTAACATACGCACACCGAACCGGGACCGCCCCGGTTGATGCTTAAACCAAACTCGGGAATTTTGGGCACCTGGACGCCCGGGAATTCTCCCCTCATCTGCTGAACCACATCCACTATTTCCGTGGTTCCCGTGGCCCCCAGGGGATGCCCCTTGCTCAGGACACCACCGCTGATGTTCACGGGATGCTTGCCGTCGTGGTGGGTACCTCCCTCCATGACCAGCCTGTATCCCTGGCCATAGGGAGCAAAACCCGCCGCTTCAATGCCCAGGATTTCCTGTATGGAAAAGGCGTTGTAAATTTCCGCTATACCAATCTGCTCCGGACCAATGCCGGCCATGGCGTAGGCCTGCTTTACCGGCCTTTCCACCAGGGCCCAGTTGTCCTCCAACTGGTCCGTGCTGTTGTAGAAGGTACCGCTGCCCACCCCGGTGCCGATTATATAGACCTGTTTCTTACCGCTTGCCTTCATAATATCCTCATGGCAGAGCACCACCGCCGAAGCAGCATCCGTCATGGGACATACTTCGTACAAATGCAGGGGTTTGGCCACATAGGGCGACTTCAGCACCTCCTCCACCGTACACTCAAAACGCAACTGGGCATCGGGATTGCGGGCCCCGTAGTAGTGGTTTTTTACAGCCACGTGGGCCAGGTCGGCTTCGGTGGCACCAAAACGCGCCATGTAACGGGTGGCATACATGGCTACACCGGAAGGAAAGGTCAGCCCGCTGAAATACTCTTCTTTGCCATCGGCACTGTTGGCAATGATAGTGGTTCCCACATC is a window of Desulfofundulus luciae DNA encoding:
- a CDS encoding Zn-ribbon domain-containing OB-fold protein; translation: MSTIEYRRMAVDKLQLHGYRCLDCGSLHPWWEKYCCGRCASRNLERVNFSGRARVNHLGVVYYPPTEFKGEEPYILAELKLEEGMLISGRMVKMPLDELAVGDEVRATIRRVKLGDEGEIYYGIKFEKAGS
- a CDS encoding thiolase C-terminal domain-containing protein is translated as MPIRVGVLGVGKTKHGTHYDKSLRDLMVEAGRKAMADAGLEPRDIDVLVVGNAASLGFNMENNVSAMAADHLGLVPKPNVRCEAACGTGGWAAQIALMGILAGFYRTALVIGAEKMSDVTTDVGTTIIANSADGKEEYFSGLTFPSGVAMYATRYMARFGATEADLAHVAVKNHYYGARNPDAQLRFECTVEEVLKSPYVAKPLHLYEVCPMTDAASAVVLCHEDIMKASGKKQVYIIGTGVGSGTFYNSTDQLEDNWALVERPVKQAYAMAGIGPEQIGIAEIYNAFSIQEILGIEAAGFAPYGQGYRLVMEGGTHHDGKHPVNISGGVLSKGHPLGATGTTEIVDVVQQMRGEFPGVQVPKIPEFGLSINRGGPGSVCVCYVYQRVL
- a CDS encoding TRAP transporter small permease — encoded protein: MALSLRKPEAEIQERELEPTPGTMREDSLTKSVNVLSALTGWLLTVTMIFFFLVMVAEVFVRKLTGRSLYGAYEVCGIFMIWISTLGAFVAYREGEFVRLSFVVESFPAAIKKMVELTRQVVVILLVVFLAFSGFTFVFSATVLNQVTTAFQIPAIVGYLPIPLAFLFLVFACVERFRQMLPGYYREDRRGG